The Anoplopoma fimbria isolate UVic2021 breed Golden Eagle Sablefish chromosome 9, Afim_UVic_2022, whole genome shotgun sequence genome contains the following window.
ttttagagtctGGAGTCTGCAATGAAGGATTTAAAGATTGTCTGAACTGAAGCTTACACCGCTCCACCCGACGTATATTAGCTTCTGGATATATGAAGGAAAACTGCTGCCTTATTACACAAAGCTTCTTGGCCTTATTTTAATCAGGTATTTTATAAACAAGTTAAACGATCGGACTCGGGTCAAACGGTGTTTGTAATCCCTCTGAAGCTCTTTGCTGAGCTTGTTAAACTCGACACTGTACACAGAGGGACGGTCCACAGGTCTGCAAATGGTACTTGATGAATTAGGTAACTATAGTCACAGAGAGCTCCGCCTGAGCTGAATGCTTAAAGCAGGAATTTTATATTAATCATGATGAAAGGCTACAATATGTGTTAAAAGCTTATGCTGGTCATAATATGCATTTAATAAACAATTGCTGTTACAGTGCTCAACAGTGCTTGGTTCATTACAGGTGTGTCACATAGCTGATTATGGGGTTTTAACATGTGGAAGTTCATTTTTCTTAGAAACAGCAGTTGAgaaactcaaggtccacttacttcTTCGCTGCAGAGATTCTCAGAATCATGTGACGTTTGAACAGATCAAAGACCATGTGATGTGGTCAAAAGCTCAGGACATGATCGCTGACATTGTTTTGGCCATcctaaagaaacatttttgtccTGTATTAACACAAAAATTACACATGGATGATTTTCAGAATTTTGTTGACTTTTCAATTTggcaaaattaaaatgaaaacaaatagtaAAGGGATTTAATATTACTCCCCCAGAATTATATCCTGGTAGTGAGGAAAGTTTTTAGACAGCATGTAGTCCattttatgataaaataaaatctacagAAAATGTAACAGAACAGTTCAATGAGtgaatgaaatgagaaaaacattttaataatcaaaatgaTACAAAGGCTTTTTGGTGGCTTGTCAAAAAGTTAAGTGTTAGTTGTGTGGCATAACTTTAAAACAATATGGAAGAAGAATACTAACAAAAGAGCCACACATGTACGTACATGCTGTTGATTTCAAAACCgtgaataaaatgtaatgtcaatgtAATAATCAGAAGGTCTGCACTTTGAGGTTCAAAGTAAAGGAGGTGAGGCTGAGGACACAAGACATAAGCATAGTTCCTTTCTAACTTGCTACAAAGACACTGACCCAACTGTCCGAACAGACCCGCTCCACCCTATACAGAATTAGTagcttaaaaaaagatttttaaaaaataagtaagaaattaaagaaacaaacaaaagaagaacaaaggctGGGCCTACCAGAAATATCAACATCTCTAAATttagtaataaaacaataaggAGGGTATATGTTGTTTAACATTCTGAAATATAGTACTTCTAAGGTAAAACAAAAGCCAAGCCCTTCTCCAGTTTGTTCACCCCAATCGTTAATCGATAACCcagatgacatcactatgacatcatcaggggttgtttttttcagacttgacaaagctcCTCCAAAGTATaccacatacagtaccagtcaaaagtttggacacaccttctcattcaactactttgaagaatctaaaatataaaacatattctggtttgttgagcatttgtttgtttaccacataattccatatgtgttccttcatagtttggatgtcttcaatattaatctacaatgtagaaaaaaaaataaaaataaagaaaaaccattgaatgagaaggtgtgtccacttttttatttgtagcaaatactttttgatattattttaaaactatGCAGGAACtctggtactgtacattttataaatattaacttTGCCTCATCTTTAAATAGgaagtttggatgtcttcaatattaaaaatgtagaaaaaaaataaagaaaaaccattgaatgaacttttgactggtaggATCAGTGCATTGTGCCCTGTCTCTTTAGCTGAACACACTTAATAAAACGCCAAACAATCGTCATCATATTATATCACCAACCGGGCACGCCACCTGCAGGTAGCACCGGGGAACTGCATGTGCAATAACAAATCGGTAAATCTCCTCCAGCCACGAATCGGTCCCCGAGAAAATGATGTAGCAGCCTTCAGTGATGGAAAACAACCCACCTCACCGAGTCGTGATGAGGTGAAccggaggagacagagacacatagagagagagagagagagggagagagagcatcaacatcaacatcatcacTTTGCAGGAGAAAGCGGCtgtccccaccaccaccacctcagaGGAGAGACCAAACCCCGACGCCCACTCTTCCGGACTGGAGCCTCTGGAGGCAGCTGGGTCGGGATGCATCCGTCTCCCGGTGCCGCTtgagatgaggatgaggatttAGGATTTACGTCCTCCCCGGTTGAAACGGCGACGCTTGTGACGTTACATTATAACCTGCCCGTTACCACCGGATCAGAAGTGATCAGCCAGAGGGGGATTCAGGCTTTAGccatactgtctgtctgctgtcaacTGTTGCTTATTTCCACTGTAAATGAATCTTATAAGGTAAgagaaataatgatatatatatatatattttcattccTCTGATGATGCAAAGTATGATTAGATTTATATGAATCATAATGCTGTCTGATAGAGGATGGGGATGCTGAGGATGGGGATGCTGAGGATGGGGATGAAGGGTTTGGGAGAGGGCTattccaaaagtcaacatttacatttcaacataTCTTGTAAATGATCGGTGTGATAATCGTGGTTTATTTGCCTGACAAGCATCATtattacacacatgcatacacacacacacctgccacgtccctcctcctcctcctcctcctcctcctccttgtcctcatcatcatcatcatgctgTCTCCTCCGTTTTCTTCCCTTTTGTGTGCACAGTCTTTCTTGAAACACAGACTAGGCCACATGAACGCCCTTCCTCTCTTATATTTGAACTTGCACATGAAAGAAGACAGAGTCCGGGTCCGGGTTGTCATGGATGTGTTGCACAATAGGAAGAGGTCAAACAGAGCACAGGCTGCAactgacaattattttcactAGTTAAAGTGCTGATTGCTTTCTCAATTAATCAAGCGTTGGGTGTGTAAAATAGCACACAATGTCCATCACAAATTCCCAGAGCTCAgggtgacattttcaattgtctTATTTGTCAGTCTAAAgcacaaagatattcagtttattctgATATAAAATATAGGAAATCATCATATCTGAGAAGCTGAAATCAGCatgtttgtgttggttttgcttgaaaaatgagtGAAACGGTTAATAGCttttgaaaatagttttaacTCTAGAGCAAACCATATTAATAATGCCTTTTAAATCCAAATGTGTTCTGGTAACCACGATCCAAACCTCCTTAGCTCTTACTTAAAATTAGATATAATCAAAAACTGTTTCATGTGAagttcaatgttttttcatgttgtatTGGAGACTATAGACAAAATATCATTAATATGATTTGTCCTGCACGAGTACACAGATGCCATAACTATTATTTTTAGTAGtaaatagtagtagtaaaataatctcaattatttgtattattatcatcattaccCTCATTCACACATTTGCAATAGACCTCtaacaattaattgatttgtcaatgaacaaaacatgacaaaaaaaactattttcatagCTGATTAATTGTTACGGTTGTTTAATCAAGGAAACATTGCAAATAATCTCTGATTAAAgattttcaaatgtgaaaatttgctgcttttctgtgttttatataatttaaaatgtaatgttgtggTCTCACTAATACACCATTTGAAAACTTGTGATTGGTGTTTTTCACAAAttattgttgacattttgaataCTAACTTATCAAAACAATTACTCACAGGTTAatcattaatgaaaataatcaattttgtatcatttttaCACCAAAACACGCAATAAAGGCCACTAGAATATAATATTACAACTAATGGATATTTCCACtgtctatttttttgttaaataaatgaattgtttaGACTTTAAAACATCAGATAATGAAAAATGGCTGTCACAACGTCCCACAGCACAAGGTGAAcccaaacatatttaatttatagtgATATGCAGCTataacaaaagcagcaaatctttaCACGTGAGAAGATTAAACCagacaatataatacaattctTCCTGTGACTTAAAtgatcaatttattatttaaagtggTCTATCTGTGGACTAATCAATTAtttaactaattgtttcagctctactgAAAGGTTTTCTGtcactgttttccttttttttaattaacgtTCATATTTGATATTCCGACGCACAAAGAGCAGGACTAGCTTGACCATAAAACAGGCTGTAAGATTAATTCATGTTCACCGTTAAGTGGACGGAGGTTTTTGGTCTTCACCGTTCAATAAGACCATAAGATGGTTCCTTCTGTCCGTCCTGCTGTCGTAGGAGAAGAGTTATCATGTTgtttctgcagctctgctcctctctgtccaCTTAGTGCGTCTCTCTGCCTGGCCTCTGGCCTGGTAATTATCAGCCAGCTTGATAGAGTCATTAATGACCCGGCCAAGCCTGCTGGGCCtggcactgacacacacacacacacacacacacacacacacacacacacacacacacacacacacacacacacacacacacacacacacacacacacacaacgaaGATATAGTTAGTCTTGTGAGGCCAGTGTTggatgcagagagaggaagCCTTTTATTTGGGACAGGACGGTGTTTTTTCTGAGCTGGTTCAGTTAGTATTAATAACTCTGAAAAGAGTCACTCTAAAACTAGCTGTTTAAGGAACAGTCACACTCTGCAGAAAGAAACATGAGACATGTTTGTTAAGATATGTTTCATCCATGTGTgaggtggattttgttatttttttatccgCCTTCAGTTTTTCCTCCTGATCCATCTACAGAAGGATCAACACTGATCTAAAAGGTTTAAAACAGCCGGCGTGTAGGAGGAGAACATCATGTTCTACCGTTCCAATCTGTTGCGCAACAACACCAAAATGTAAGGTGGACAGATCTAAGGGTGATATCCCTCCACCTGGACTGAAACGTTTGTGAAATTGTTTAGGCAGAATTTAATCTTTTTCCCTGAGAAGAGGGCACATGAATGCACAGCTTAATGGATATAGGCTATATTTATGTAATATAAGTATGAGTGTGAATGATACTGTAAGGTGTCTGATCTTTAATCTTTGGCTGTAACATCTTAAGGTTTGAAAGAAAGAACTGATTGTCTTATGCTCAAAAATtcacatcatatatatataaatatgaatttttAATTTGAGTGGTATTCCCTATGATGGCGTCCTGTTTCTTATTTTGAGTACCACCAATCttagaacagtgtgtgtgtgttggaaagATATGGAGACATTGCTATATCTAGGCCTCTTATGAAATCTGGCTCTGCAAGATGCAGCATAAAAGTAGGGAGGGGTTGTGGTTTGTgagtgtatgcgtgtgtgtatatatgtatgtgtgtgtgtgtgtgtgtgtgtgtgtgtgtgtgtgcgtgtgtgttttgtttgtctgcgTGGACGTCTTTGTCCATTTGCCTTTCTGCATGTTAATTTAATCGTCtggaaagcagagaggagacatggtcggggagcaggagaggaggaagatgggaGAGATGAGCGAAGAAAGATGAAAGAAGGTgtaggaagaaaagaaaaaaaaaagaaaaaaaagacaatcccTGCTCGGtggtttccatgacaacagtgACATCACTGACGGGGGTGCTACCTCCTGtgctgttctgtgtttgtttggatatATTTgagtatacatttatatacatatttgtgtgtgtgcgtgtttgtgtaaatatgcaGGCATATCTGTAGATGTGAATTGTTTATGAAAGAGATCATCAGGACAAACCCTCTGTCGGTTCAGTCGGTCCGTGGTTACCCACTGTTGCCAGGCAACTGCAGTCATGGTAACAAGTTGAAGCATGATCTAGTGTTGCTAAGCAAATGGACAGAGGATGGGGTGAGGTTTTatgaaatggaaacaaatattaaaggtgtatttttttattttggttttgttttaaggAGGAGAATTTCAACATCAATTGTTGTTGAACATCTTCATTTATaggtgtttttgttgctttccAGTTTGCTTGTTTCCCTGCTGGATTGTGAATGTGTTATTGTCTCGGGTCTAGCGGTttcagtgccctcttcttcataaaaatacatgtcCTTTTTGCTTGATTGCACACTATAAAAGGCAATTGTAGAATGTATTTTGTACAAATGTTGTATTATCCtgcaaaaagtttaaaaaggacATCAAGTACAAATATCATTACAGCCCATATGTTTCCTAAAATTCTTCTTTTAGGGACACAAATGGATACTTTTGttctatttcttttcatttattagttttattagttTCAGCTCTGCCAGTGTAGAGAGCTGCTCCTTGTTGCATTTAGTCAAAGCTAATATCTCATTGTAGATTTCAGCTcagatattaaacattttatggaGATGCATCAACTTAAACTTGTTAATTTTCTGATGATTTCCAGGTTTATGAACAACCGTGTTCCTCCTAACAAGAGATACCAGCCCACAGAGTATGAGCATGCTGCCAACTGTGCCACGCATGCGGTGaatgcaatcacacacacacacacacacacacacacacacacacacacacacacacacacacacacacacacacacacacacacacacacacacacacacacagaccacagaAAGTGATCattaacactcacacagaggaaacaccCAGTACTATTACATAACAGACAAGCGAGAGACAATgcaaggttattttttttaaactacatctATCCGCAAGATTTCAATTTGATCCTACATGTTTATCTTTGTGTCCATCTGTAtctcatgtttcattttatgtgaTTAATTCATTTAGTTATGGATAATCCCCAGCCTCCTGGGCAGCTCCGTGTTGCACTTCCAGTCGGAGGACCAATGGGAGCGGCTGTCGGCCTGGGTGTACGGGGCGGGGCTCAGCTCGCTCTTCATCATCTCCACCCTCTTCCACACGGTGGCCTGGAAGAAGAGCCATCTGCGgtacaaaaaacacacttgcacATACAACACTTGAGCTGGATTGTAACACTGATGATGATATTTATGGTTAAAATATTTAAGAGGACACTGAGAAGCTTTCTGCACGGCCCCTTTCAGAGACACACCAgaacaaatacatataaatcCCCACACTCCAGATTTGTTTTTGAGAGTTAAAACACACTGATGCTACATGTATAAACAGTGTCACTCAGTTGTCATGAGGCTGTTTGGTCTCTCTCTTCAGGTCTGTGGAGCACTGTTTCCACATGTGTGACAGGATGGTGATCTATTTCTTCATTGCTGCCTCCTACGCCCCTTGGTAAACAATCTAGCCtgctttatgtttatgtgtacatgtttgttttatatataccGTGTTTGTAgtaatgtgtttctgttccaTCCCTTTACAGGCTGAACCTGCGGGAGCTCGGCCCATGGGGGTGTCACATGCGCTGGCTGGTTTGGGTCATGGCCTCTTTTGGAACCACCTACGTCTTCTTCTTCCATGAGAGGTCAGTTCATACGttcatttgtttacttttatCAATGTTGGACTGTCTCTATATTTATTAATCTAATCAATGTTACTCCCGTGTGACATATCAAGCTCAActcaaaggtccacttactagttTTATTTGAGCCCATCccatgatcttcatcagcaaaTGGAGCTGGCTCAGAAGTCAAATCTATAAATTCTGTGTTTGGAAATTATTCAGATGTTTGTGGAGTAACTTGAGGCTGCTactttgattcattttaaactATTAGTCTACAAGTTCACACACCAACATCCTTTTTAGACGTCACCACCAATTCAcgtctgtcttttcttttgttcttaaTGAGATGTAACATCAGTTCATGTTACCTTAGCTACTCCACCTGAGCAAGCTTTGTTAAACATGCAATGATACAActcttaaaaaacaatcactggataacattttttaaatcttgtttttggcAACTCCAATATtgagtacatttttattaactGACTTCTCAAGTCATTGTCAACACTTGAGGTCTCACATTAAAGGCTTTTCACTgccttcacattaaaaatgcattcattgTGAAGCACATGCAGGAAGTGGCGAAGTATCAGCGGTAGCTTTACATACGTTCATTTGATTTAACAGTtagaaaattgtatttaatgtcAATTGGTGGCGTTTGGCCGATATCCTTTTACTAAGGTGAGCATATGTGCCAATACAACCTTAGTATAATAAGGCAATTCACAAACGTTGGTAGTTTTAACGTTATAACcaccatttaaaacaaaaatatctggTGCgacacaattttaaaaaactcaacaaaagctagtaagtgggaCATTGAGTAGAGACGAATTTTTCAATCTGAATTATTCCTCTTTGTGTCAGGTACAAGATCACAGAGTTGATCTGCTATACGGTGATGGGAGTTTTTCCTGCCCTGGTCATCCTCTCAATGGTGAGCAATTAGTCTCACCTGCAGtctctgactttttaaaaaattcatCTCCTCATTGTAAAGTGTTTGAAACTTAAACGTAATAACATGTCTGCTTCTTTGCAGCCGGAGCAGTCGGGGTTGTGCGAGCTGCTGGTGGGCGGAGCCTGCTACTGTCTGGGGATggtcttttttaaaagtgatggCATCGTCCCATTCGCTCATGCCATTTGGCACCTGTTTGTGGCTATGGGAGCGGCCATACACTACTACGCCATCTGGAAGTACCTTTATGCCCAGCCACCCAATCAGGTCCAGACATCCAGATGACATCAGGGCTGACCTCACAGGAAGTAACTCCTGTGTTGGAGCAACTTCAAGAGGATGAAGCGAGCTGTGTCTCATTTCATGGGCTGCTTCCTTGCGAAACCGAGTTGGCTGAACCTCCTCCCCAAATAAACAGTGAAGCATCACAGTGACAAAACATAATGGTGCATTCAGATGATCCTTGTCAACTCTAGTAAAGCaaaagaacaacacaaacatgttcaTCAGCAAAGTTGTAACAAGTCTAAGAGTCTTCAGTGTGAGGCTGGCATTATTATGAATTCCAGTTCTCTTCTTGGCCGGTTGGGCAGGGATGATTTTGTTATGGTTAGGAATTGACCTTGAGTAATTATGGTCAGAATAGCCCGTTGGTCAAGGCTGTACTTTGAGCTTATGCTAATGTCAgcgtgctaacatgctcacaattaAAATTGCAACATGCTAAGAAGGTTTGATGTTTCTTAActagcacaaaacacaaagtagcctacagctgaggctgatgggattgTCGTCAGTTTTGAAGGAGATAGTTAAAGTTACAATTCATTATAAGGGAGAAATTAATGTCTGTACTGAAACTACTTTTATGGAATTCCATCCAATGGAACCAGTTAATTTAAAGCCAACTCATGCTGTCGCCAGAGGCTTAGGGAATACAAAAGTCATTAAGATGCAACTTCTGGTGACCATGAATGTCTCtacaacattttgtgaaaagtcaggggattaGGATCCACCCTCCCCCCCCTTCCAATTGCTTTTGAGGTATTTCTGTGGTGGATAATCTGACAGACTATCTCTATGCTACTTGCATCGATAAAGAACGAGTAGTCAAACTCAGGCAGCTTTAACTATATCTGAGTTTACAGTACCTGTTAAGATAGTTTCACCTTAACATACGCTAACTGCAACAGTGGACTAGGGCAATAGTAAATGTATCCATATGAattcaatttgtatttattatttatataatttacgAGTTGATGAGGACATCTGAATGCACCATTGTAGGACATAATCGGATTGTATGACAATGTGATGGATACTGGAAATAATTTGCCAGTCGTTTTTgccaaatgtgatttaaaaaaaaagagttttggTGGAACACTTTGCTTTCCAACAATCTTTCAGCCTTTTGTGAAAACTCTGGAAATCAAATGAGGCAGCCTGTGAATCAGgacacagcttttgtttttatttttaacagtcCAGTTTAGTTAAATCTTAATTTTTGCAGGAATTCTGGTTTCATTCCAAATATCAGGGGTTGAAGTACTATTTATGGAAAGTTCTCTCTTTGTGGTGCACATCCAGATTCAGTGTTCAGAAGCTGAATTGAAGGCATTGTCTTATTGTCAAGAGGAGGACAATGTTTACAATTAGCTGACTCGACTATCATAATTATCTACAGgacattaattcatttattattatcatcattaacaGAAGGTTTTGGTTTGATTATATTAAGAAGGCTGCAACATCAGTGACTTACTACTAGATAGTATTATCACTGTTTTTGTTACTAGTCGTGCTATTTACACTGTAGTACACTAAATGGTTTAACAGCAGTTGCTTCGGTCAGTGATTTACTGTGATTTTCAAATCAAGCATGATTGTAGAACGTTTCTTTTTATGTTGAACATACAGATCTTCATGGACTTTTACTTGTGTGCTTCCACCTTTACCAGGCTCTACACAGTGGATTATCAAGAATAATTACTGACTTATAATAGTTTACTGTTGTTGATTATAGGTTTTAGTAAGTGAAGATGTCACCAGTACaatttatacagtatatatttaataatgacgttcagtaaatgtctttattttcttctaatGTACTTTGAGTGTGGGCTGATTAtcttcaccatctttaacttaATGAATGGGACCATGTGATCGAGTTTGTAAACGCTACATGGTTGAACCTCAGAAGAGGAAAAACTCTGTTGGATCTAGCACTGCCAGAAGACTGACTTACTGCCGTACCTGATAGCACACTACTACCATATACGTCTCACACTTGAAAGGAAACTGAAGCTATAGTATTGTTGAACAATCTGGCCCAATATTAAGGcatctcaggtgtgtgtgtggtgtgtgtgtatgcttgtgtgtttgtatctgtcCTATACTATCTGACTCCCATGAATCCAAAGCCTGTAACCGGCTGAGTCTATGTTTACACAGGCACGCATGTACcttgaacacacaaaaaaagtatatttgaaAGATGTATGTTCTCTTAGTGTTAAGCTATATGTGGTTGCACAAGGTTTACTGGACGAGCTTTTGTCGAATGATCAATGTGGCCGGAGGACCAAAAAGGTCATGGCGTCTAGCATTCATAGgtgtaaaataacttttcaaaaACCTCTGCTCCTGTTCAACATCTTTTCGCTGCTGTTTGTCTCTCAGGATTTGGATCATTCGGGCTGAAAAGCCTGTGAAGCCACATTCAAGGTCCACTTAAGCTGCTCCAGTTGTTCGGGGGTCTGTCTGCAGCAACGAAAAATGCCCAAGTTGGGCAGAAATGTTTGCTGCAAGCTGCACATATGGGTAACACTTATAAAGCAACCAAACAGGACGAAGCTTTAAGGCAGATAGAAAttgtcatacaaacacaaaggatattacagcagcaggattactttaaaagaaagaaCTAGAAAGCTGAACAACCCTCtaaatttgctttaaaaaaatccacaaaatttGCTTTTAGATTTGCATCAAAATTCACTGTGATAAACACTATTGAGATGCATTTTCATTCAAGTGAGTGCAGTAGCTcttgaaaaacaatgttaaagatcattttatttaaagtactGGATCACTTATTCTTTAAATGGCCAAACTTTACTAATATTATCAAACAATTATAGAACAAATCAGCACATTTTCTAACAAAGGAGCAGCTGTGCAGGAACTGTCTCCTTTGCTGCCTAACTGCCCCTGAACAGGTCGTCTCAAATATATACTTTCATTGCAAAACTTCATAATATTCATTCCTCAATATTactaaatgttttgcagttacAACTCACCAACCAGCACATGAATGCATCGTTAAACTGTAGagtcccccccaaaaaaatatctagtgacaaaaaaaacactcaaattcaAAGAAACCTATGAATTACTTTTTGAGACACCTTCCCAACAAAAACTCATTGTGTTGAAAACAACCTAGAAGTAACACAAATCTTTGTTGTCGCCATTGTTTCCCccttagtttatttatttataagagaGTGATGATTTGTTATCAGATCAAATTTATTGTCACAATGGACTGGGAATTACATTTGTCACACTGTAGATATCTTAGTTTGGAATGAAATTTGTCAGATATATTCTCAAAATTAAGAGTACCTTTTCATATTTGTACTCATAAGTGTTTACTTGAGCCTCTGAGAAACACCAAATGATTGAGCGTTTACTGTTTTGGAGTACTCTGGGGTATTAACGCTTATCATCGTTTTCACCAGTATTTTGACTTGCTCTACAGGCAAGTTTGGTGACGCTGAGATGAAGTATTTGAGGATTTAACGTTTGTCTGTCTTGTCTTGATTTTAATATCTGTATCACATACAATGCCCACCTGACTTTGTATAGAGTTTTGTAAACTCTCCATGAAGCCTTCATGGACCCTCTGTACATTGTTTATAGACGCTCTGTGATTGTGGAGCTGCTGACTCTGTTCTCAGTGCTGCTGGTGTTTTCTTTATGGTCGTACGAGAccgattatattattattttttgtgtgtgtgtgtgtctgtggtgctTTTGTGCTGTGATAAGCCTATATGATGCCAACAATGCTTTTATCTTTTCTATTTCTCTTGTAATAAAAAAGCCTTTTCATGCAGTATATTCCTGTGCTTAATATTTTGTAACGTTTCACCTCTTTGGAAAGCAAAGTTGTTTATTGCTATCTAGTTCTTTTCATACAATGAAATATAAacctatgaaaaaaaaatagctgtttGCATACATGCAGTTAACAGTAGGATTTTtggaattcattttttaatcctTCTTCAGCCTATTTTGAATTAACCAAACTGTCATGTAAAGGATAGTGAATAAAATCAGAGAGACGAGCTGTATTTGATACAATTTAGAATCACATTCCTCATAATTGAGAAGGCCTTGGTGGATGTCAAAAcacattactgttattaatttAAAACCACAACAATGTCATTCTTGAACATTCACCCATGTTCTagttaatgaataaaacagtgaaatgtGACTACCGTATTTTGTATATAAACTATACATGTTTCATATATGGTAGTActgaaaatgatataaataactaaaaaaaataaataaaagtaggTCCTTATTAAACATGTCTAAACATGTGTTAATGATCATTTTTGTCCCCAACTATGGTACTTTTTAAATAGCATGacataatatataacatttgaatgaataaattcaGACAAAATAAAGGCCTTAAACCATGCCATTT
Protein-coding sequences here:
- the LOC129096310 gene encoding monocyte to macrophage differentiation factor 2-like produces the protein MNLIRFMNNRVPPNKRYQPTEYEHAANCATHALWIIPSLLGSSVLHFQSEDQWERLSAWVYGAGLSSLFIISTLFHTVAWKKSHLRSVEHCFHMCDRMVIYFFIAASYAPWLNLRELGPWGCHMRWLVWVMASFGTTYVFFFHERYKITELICYTVMGVFPALVILSMPEQSGLCELLVGGACYCLGMVFFKSDGIVPFAHAIWHLFVAMGAAIHYYAIWKYLYAQPPNQVQTSR